A stretch of Phoenix dactylifera cultivar Barhee BC4 chromosome 16, palm_55x_up_171113_PBpolish2nd_filt_p, whole genome shotgun sequence DNA encodes these proteins:
- the LOC103700913 gene encoding cytochrome P450 81Q32-like translates to MIISVGSFNSVFLSPTIATSAMETISYISLSLALLLFVKLLFFSKNTRNLPPSPPSLPFIGHLHLLKKPLHRTLASLSDRHGPVLLLRFGSRPVLVVSSPSATEECLSKHDIAFANRPRLPSLKLLSYNYTSLAVANYGPHWRNLRRIATVEVLSTHRLNALSGIRSGEVQAMVRQLVRDWQATKATDGFARVELKSRMSALSLNVIMRMIAGKRFYGEEEEKAGISEEVRRYRKYAEEAEPAIGASNLADFLPVLRWVDYQGASKKLARYRKGRDELMQRLIDMHRREGKEEGVEKKSMMGVMLSLQETDPGYYTDEVIKALGLGLLAAGTSTSPDTAEWAMTLLLNNPEALKKVRDEIDAQVANHDRLLEESDLSNLPYLQYVITETLRLYPVVPLMLPHESSQECNVGGFHIPRGTMLLVNAYSVNRDPKVWEEPARFMPERFEGGKGEGKLMIPFGMGRRRCPGEGLGMRVVGLVLGALIQCFEWERTGKEEVDMAEGSGLSMPKAIPLEAMYRPRQIMLDTLEKF, encoded by the exons ATGATTATCTCCGTCGGTAGCTTCAATAGCGTCTTTCTTAGCCCCACAATTGCTACCTCCGCCATGGAAACCATCTCCTACATCTCCCTATCTTTAGCTCTCCTCCTCTTCGTCaaactcctcttcttctccaagaaCACGAGGAACCTCCCACCaagccctccctccctccccttcatcGGTCACCTCCATCTACTTAAGAAGCCCCTCCACCGCACCCTCGCCAGCCTCTCCGACCGCCACGgtcccgtcctcctcctccgcttcGGTTCCCGCCCGGTCCTCGTCGTCTCCTCCCCTTCTGCCACTGAAGAGTGCCTCTCGAAGCACGACATCGCCTTCGCCAACCGTCCCCGGCTTCCCTCCCTGAAACTCCTGAGCTACAACTACACCTCCCTTGCTGTAGCCAACTATGGACCCCATTGGCGCAACCTCCGCCGCATCGCCACCGTCGAGGTCCTCTCCACACATCGCCTCAACGCCTTATCCGGTATTCGCAGCGGAGAGGTCCAGGCCATGGTGCGCCAACTCGTTCGGGACTGGCAGGCCACGAAAGCGACGGATGGGTTCGCGAGAGTGGAGCTGAAGTCGAGGATGAGCGCTCTATCTTTGAACGTGATCATGCGGATGATCGCAGGGAAGAGGTTCTacggggaggaggaagaaaaggcGGGGATCTCCGAGGAGGTGAGGCGGTACCGGAAGTACGCGGAGGAGGCGGAGCCGGCGATCGGAGCATCGAATCTGGCTGACTTCTTGCCAGTGCTGCGATGGGTCGATTACCAAGGAGCTAGCAAGAAGTTGGCGAGGTACCGAAAAGGAAGGGATGAATTGATGCAGAGGCTTATTGACATGCATAGGAGGGAAGGCAAGGAGGAAGGGGTGGAGAAAAAGAGTATGATGGGTGTGATGCTATCGCTACAGGAGACGGATCCCGGGTACTACACCGACGAAGTGATCAAAGCACTTGGTTTA GGTTTATTAGCAGCAGGCACAAGTACTTCACCTGACACAGCTGAGTGGGCGATGACTCTCCTCCTCAACAATCCTGAAGCGTTGAAGAAGGTGAGGGACGAGATTGACGCTCAAGTAGCAAATCATGACCGCCTGCTGGAGGAATCAGATCTCTCCAATCTTCCTTACCTCCAGTACGTCATCACCGAAACTCTTCGGTTGTACCCAGTAGTCCCACTCATGCTGCCTCATGAATCATCCCAAGAGTGCAACGTGGGAGGTTTTCATATTCCACGCGGAACGATGCTGCTGGTCAATGCATACTCAGTTAACAGGGACCCCAAGGTATGGGAGGAGCCTGCAAGGTTCATGCCGGAAAGATTTGAGGGTGGGAAAGGGGAAGGGAAGTTGATGATCCCCTTTGGGATGGGAAGGAGAAGGTGCCCTGGTGAAGGCCTTGGAATGAGGGTGGTTGGCCTAGTATTGGGAGCCTTGATCCAGTGCTTTGAGTGGGAAAGAACTGGAAAGGAGGAGGTGGACATGGCAGAAGGCTCGGGTCTATCTATGCCCAAGGCTATTCCTCTAGAGGCCATGTATCGGCCACGCCAAATCATGCTGGATACTCTCGAGAAATTCTGA